A single window of Ptychodera flava strain L36383 chromosome 3 unlocalized genomic scaffold, AS_Pfla_20210202 Scaffold_25__1_contigs__length_14229661_pilon, whole genome shotgun sequence DNA harbors:
- the LOC139125307 gene encoding fibroblast growth factor receptor 3-like isoform X2 gives MKSMHRQCPSKISKVPSWLVLFIVTNVSQQVLGEITWKTVPTNTTVREGESVTLYCAVTTDGNNIYLPEWYKEIPNSSGERLITDTGRSYDDCCIVTGDQTNGEVNLRFESVRLEDEGKWICRSPRTVDDQTRYAHLTVVEATSKTSTSNIFLTAHPYQEIPEPTEKQEIILETQKRPSPASKPIWDEVPSHTIAREGQPTTLHCKVTNYSGHVLPEWFKQKEDGTLLHVTSGGASYSPGIYVNRSLVGQADLVIDNANKTNEGTWICRIPDSTIEGDLRQMSANLIVLDDDPHCVKVSGVGPNGEVIIGSTVELQCSIGSRATEFGNLVWTRNGIDTNKRSLNPLKFSKIVKVKDDGARFNCRLNHSTVDYPWTCNEDIVFQVQYPPTTVRKHISVCVKRGDILNLTCPYIERNPQVTSITWKLPEKYHVADRLIVENIGQNMTSPIRYSCTAESTFFNGDSNQIQIEFVVDIQYEPEVSTYNGSKIQVDEGDDLTIDCLVDSNPPSLITWIRPDGSSVQNSTLVINRIQRTENGIYNCSAVNRLCPELGINGTGNSLIQVMVMYPPTALNKIKNSKSAADKGEVAILMCEIESYPESSIQWIRSNGDVIEYDLDVFIKEVHLSDFIRVSQLHINNTDPSRDYGVYVCISSNEKGTLAFNVTLHGKSKPDPVVNVHFKVSENAILVSWTPGFNGGQEQSFITEYWKTPGGNERWKIHTNASMCTIINLEPYTTYSIRVISFNHRGNSSSEEYDVITMASRTSTVMTSPSSAASPVITHIIAVAVILPVILVIVVTVALFIRKKRQNVPVEEVPMVATHEYEDVESTHTLTYQPSNIGNITEYESPVVFKSTLLPLHDRSNESAQPEFVPEDPYMKCGEHAFEVNNNQTWLKKIIHSGTFYDVHKADAWFIAGQDGVTSVVIKKAKDMADMNSESNLKSEIEMMKSIPENPNVVQLLATCTKPGNPTYLIMEFANYGDLKTFLVFNRKRMTSVNDHHKQFLSFVIDVAKGMRHLADQNVLHRCLCAKHVLVFKKDGAADWMCKISNFGYARNINEPGKYAEMERKSDYRWTASEVLMNEQFSLASDVWSYGVLMWEIFTVGQVPYEEISEAVLIEEYLNGYRLDCPNNCPNNIFTIMLSCWDPLQESRPLIDSLVKDLEIIK, from the exons ATGAAGTCGATGCACAGACAGTGTCCCAGTAAGATCTCCAAAGTGCCTTCATGGCTTGTATTGTTTATCGTAACCAACGTGTCCCAACAAG TCCTTGGCGAAATAACTTGGAAAACGGTACCAACAAACACGACCGTGAGAGAAGGCGAATCAGTCACACTATACTGCGCTGTGACGACAGACGGGAATAACATCTATTTACCAGAATGGTACAAGGAGATACCGAACAGCTCTGGTGAAAGACTAATCACCGACACTGGTAGATCTTACGATGACTGTTGTATTGTTACCGGTGACCAAACTAATGGTGAAGTCAATCTACGTTTTGAATCTGTCAGACTTGAAGATGAAGGGAAGTGGATTTGTCGGTCACCTCGAACGGTAGACGATCAGACGAGATACGCTCACTTAACTGTAGTAG AGGCGACATCCAAAACATCGACCAGCAATATTTTCCTAACGGCACATCCTTACCAAG AAATACCGGAGCCCACTGAAAAGCAGGAAATCATTTTGGAAACACAGAAACGGCCTTCTCCGGCTTCAAAACCAATCTGGGATGAAGTACCGTCCCACACCATAGCCAGGGAAGGTCAACCCACCACTCTACATTGCAAAGTTACCAATTACTCTGGTCATGTTTTGCCGGAATGGTTCAAACAAAAAGAAGATGGAACTCTGCTGCACGTAACAAGTGGTGGAGCTTCGTACTCTCCCGGAATTTACGTCAACAGATCGTTGGTAGGCCAGGCAGATCTTGTCATCGATAACGCCAACAAGACAAATGAGGGAACGTGGATATGCAGAATTCCGGACTCGACGATTGAGGGAGATTTGAGACAAATGTCGGCCAATTTGATAGTTTTAG ATGATGATCCTCACTGTGTAAAGGTGTCTGGTGTTGGTCCAAATGGAGAGGTTATCATCGGCAGCACAGTGGAACTTCAATGTAGCATTGGAAGTCGTGCCACAGAATTTGGAAACTTAGTATGGACAAGAAATGGAATAGATACGAATAAGAGATCCTTAAATCCCTTAAAGTTCTCCAAAATAGTCAAAGTCAAagacgatggagcacgattcaATTGTAGGTTGAATCACAGCACAGTAGATTACCCGTGGACGTGTAATGAAGATATAGTATTTCAAGTGCAAT aTCCCCCAACAACTGTCCGTAAACACATTTCTGTGTGCGTCAAGAGAGGTGACATTTTAAATCTGACTTGTCCATACATAGAAAGAAACCCTCAAGTTACCTCCATAACTTGGAAACTTCCGGAAAAATATCATGTCGCAGATCGGTTGATAGTTGAAAATATCGGACAGAATATGACAAGTCCGATCAGATACAGTTGTACTGCTGAAAGCACCTTCTTCAATGGAGATAGCAATCAGATACAAATCGAATTTGTTGTGGATATTCAAT ATGAACCTGAGGTTTCTACATATAATGGATCGAAAATTCAGGTAGATGAAGGAGACGACCTGACTATAGATTGTTTGGTAGATTCCAATCCGCCATCTTTGATTACATGGATTCGTCCTGATGGAAGCTCAGTACAGAACAGTACATTGGTTATAAAtagaattcagagaacagaaaatgGGATTTACAATTGCAGCGCTGTGAATCGACTGTGTCCTGAACTTGGAATCAATGGAACCGGAAACAGTTTAATTCAAGTTATGGTGATGT ATCCACCGACTGCACtgaacaaaatcaagaacagtaaATCTGCAGCTGACAAAGGTGAAGTTGCCATTCTGATGTGTGAAATTGAAAGTTACCCTGAGTCGTCAATTCAGTGGATTCGCTCGAACGGTGACGTCATCGAATATGATCTTGATGTTTTCATAAAGGAGGTTCACCTCAGTGACTTTATTCGCGTCAGCCAATTACATATCAACAACACTGACCCTAGCAGAGACTATGGAGTCTATGTGTGTATATCAAGTAACGAAAAGGGAACCCTGGCATTCAACGTAACTCTACACGGAAAAT CCAAGCCAGATCCTGTGGTCAATGTCCACTTCAAAGTCAGTGAAAACGCCATCTTGGTTAGCTGGACGCCAGGTTTCAACGGAGGCCAAGAGCAGAGCTTCATAACAGAGTACTGGAAAACTCCAGGTGGAAACGAACGGTGGAAAATACATACCAACGCATCGATGTGTACAATAATCAATTTAGAGCCATATACGACTTACAGTATTCGGGTCATCAGTTTCAATCATCGTGGAAACAGTAGCAGTGAGGAGTATGATGTGATAACGATGG CTTCACGGACGTCAACCGTCATGACCAGTCCAAGTAGTGCTGCTAGCCCCGTCATCACACATATTATAGCAGTTGCAGTTATTCTGCCAGTGATACTAGTAATCGTGGTAACAGTGGCACTGTTTATCAGAAAAA AAAGACAAAATGTGCCCGTCGAAGAAGTACCCATGGTTGCAACTCACGAGTATGAAGATGTTGAATCAACACACACACTGACTTATCAG CCATCGAATATTGGCAATATCACAGAGTATGAATCTCCCGTGGTTTTTAAGTCTACATTACTCCCACTGCACGATAGAAGCAATGAGAGTGCCCAGCCAGAATTTGTACCCGAAGACCCGTACATGAAATGTGGTGAGCATGCGTTTGAAGTGAACAACAACCAGACGTGGCTGAAGAAGATTATACACTCTGGAACGTTCTATGATGTCCACAAGGCTGACGCCTGGTTCATCGCTGGACAGGATGGAGTGACATCAGTCGTCATCAAAAAAGCTAAAG ACATGGCGGATATGAACTCAGAAAGCAATCTGAAGTCAGAAATAGAGATGATGAAATCCATTCCTGAAAATCCAAACGTCGTCCAGCTTCTTGCAACATGTACAAAACCAG GCAACCCTACCTACCTGATAATGGAGTTTGCCAACTACGGTGATCTTAAGACATTCTTGGTCTTCAATCGTAAACGAATGACGTCAGTGAATGATCATCACAAACAGTTCCTTAGCTTTGTAATCGACGTTGCCAAGGGTATGAGACATCTTGCTGATCAAAAT GTTCTTCATAGATGTCTGTGTGCAAAACATGTCTTGGTCTTCAAGAAAGATGGCGCCGCTGATTGGATGTGTAAGATATCGAATTTCGGCTATGCAAGAAACATCAATGAACCAGGAAAATATGCAGAAATGGAG AGGAAATCAGACTACCGCTGGACTGCCTCAGAGGTGCTGATGAACGAGCAATTCAGTTTAGCAAGTGACGTATGGTCCTATGGCGTCTTGATGTGGGAAATCTTCACAGTCG GACAAGTTCCCTACGAAGAAATATCGGAAGCTGTGCTAATTGAAGAATATTTGAATGGCTACAGACTGGACTGTCCTAACAATTGTCCAAATAATAT CTTTACAATTATGTTGTCATGCTGGGACCCATTGCAAGAAAGTCGGCCATTGATCGATTCTTTAGTAAAAGACCTTGAAATCATAAAGTGA
- the LOC139125307 gene encoding fibroblast growth factor receptor 2-like isoform X1, giving the protein MKSMHRQCPSKISKVPSWLVLFIVTNVSQQVLGEITWKTVPTNTTVREGESVTLYCAVTTDGNNIYLPEWYKEIPNSSGERLITDTGRSYDDCCIVTGDQTNGEVNLRFESVRLEDEGKWICRSPRTVDDQTRYAHLTVVEATSKTSTSNIFLTAHPYQEIPEPTEKQEIILETQKRPSPASKPIWDEVPSHTIAREGQPTTLHCKVTNYSGHVLPEWFKQKEDGTLLHVTSGGASYSPGIYVNRSLVGQADLVIDNANKTNEGTWICRIPDSTIEGDLRQMSANLIVLDDDPHCVKVSGVGPNGEVIIGSTVELQCSIGSRATEFGNLVWTRNGIDTNKRSLNPLKFSKIVKVKDDGARFNCRLNHSTVDYPWTCNEDIVFQVQYPPTTVRKHISVCVKRGDILNLTCPYIERNPQVTSITWKLPEKYHVADRLIVENIGQNMTSPIRYSCTAESTFFNGDSNQIQIEFVVDIQYEPEVSTYNGSKIQVDEGDDLTIDCLVDSNPPSLITWIRPDGSSVQNSTLVINRIQRTENGIYNCSAVNRLCPELGINGTGNSLIQVMVMYPPTALNKIKNSKSAADKGEVAILMCEIESYPESSIQWIRSNGDVIEYDLDVFIKEVHLSDFIRVSQLHINNTDPSRDYGVYVCISSNEKGTLAFNVTLHGKSKPDPVVNVHFKVSENAILVSWTPGFNGGQEQSFITEYWKTPGGNERWKIHTNASMCTIINLEPYTTYSIRVISFNHRGNSSSEEYDVITMASRTSTVMTSPSSAASPVITHIIAVAVILPVILVIVVTVALFIRKTLKRKSHYEEIKAVVATERQNVPVEEVPMVATHEYEDVESTHTLTYQPSNIGNITEYESPVVFKSTLLPLHDRSNESAQPEFVPEDPYMKCGEHAFEVNNNQTWLKKIIHSGTFYDVHKADAWFIAGQDGVTSVVIKKAKDMADMNSESNLKSEIEMMKSIPENPNVVQLLATCTKPGNPTYLIMEFANYGDLKTFLVFNRKRMTSVNDHHKQFLSFVIDVAKGMRHLADQNVLHRCLCAKHVLVFKKDGAADWMCKISNFGYARNINEPGKYAEMERKSDYRWTASEVLMNEQFSLASDVWSYGVLMWEIFTVGQVPYEEISEAVLIEEYLNGYRLDCPNNCPNNIFTIMLSCWDPLQESRPLIDSLVKDLEIIK; this is encoded by the exons ATGAAGTCGATGCACAGACAGTGTCCCAGTAAGATCTCCAAAGTGCCTTCATGGCTTGTATTGTTTATCGTAACCAACGTGTCCCAACAAG TCCTTGGCGAAATAACTTGGAAAACGGTACCAACAAACACGACCGTGAGAGAAGGCGAATCAGTCACACTATACTGCGCTGTGACGACAGACGGGAATAACATCTATTTACCAGAATGGTACAAGGAGATACCGAACAGCTCTGGTGAAAGACTAATCACCGACACTGGTAGATCTTACGATGACTGTTGTATTGTTACCGGTGACCAAACTAATGGTGAAGTCAATCTACGTTTTGAATCTGTCAGACTTGAAGATGAAGGGAAGTGGATTTGTCGGTCACCTCGAACGGTAGACGATCAGACGAGATACGCTCACTTAACTGTAGTAG AGGCGACATCCAAAACATCGACCAGCAATATTTTCCTAACGGCACATCCTTACCAAG AAATACCGGAGCCCACTGAAAAGCAGGAAATCATTTTGGAAACACAGAAACGGCCTTCTCCGGCTTCAAAACCAATCTGGGATGAAGTACCGTCCCACACCATAGCCAGGGAAGGTCAACCCACCACTCTACATTGCAAAGTTACCAATTACTCTGGTCATGTTTTGCCGGAATGGTTCAAACAAAAAGAAGATGGAACTCTGCTGCACGTAACAAGTGGTGGAGCTTCGTACTCTCCCGGAATTTACGTCAACAGATCGTTGGTAGGCCAGGCAGATCTTGTCATCGATAACGCCAACAAGACAAATGAGGGAACGTGGATATGCAGAATTCCGGACTCGACGATTGAGGGAGATTTGAGACAAATGTCGGCCAATTTGATAGTTTTAG ATGATGATCCTCACTGTGTAAAGGTGTCTGGTGTTGGTCCAAATGGAGAGGTTATCATCGGCAGCACAGTGGAACTTCAATGTAGCATTGGAAGTCGTGCCACAGAATTTGGAAACTTAGTATGGACAAGAAATGGAATAGATACGAATAAGAGATCCTTAAATCCCTTAAAGTTCTCCAAAATAGTCAAAGTCAAagacgatggagcacgattcaATTGTAGGTTGAATCACAGCACAGTAGATTACCCGTGGACGTGTAATGAAGATATAGTATTTCAAGTGCAAT aTCCCCCAACAACTGTCCGTAAACACATTTCTGTGTGCGTCAAGAGAGGTGACATTTTAAATCTGACTTGTCCATACATAGAAAGAAACCCTCAAGTTACCTCCATAACTTGGAAACTTCCGGAAAAATATCATGTCGCAGATCGGTTGATAGTTGAAAATATCGGACAGAATATGACAAGTCCGATCAGATACAGTTGTACTGCTGAAAGCACCTTCTTCAATGGAGATAGCAATCAGATACAAATCGAATTTGTTGTGGATATTCAAT ATGAACCTGAGGTTTCTACATATAATGGATCGAAAATTCAGGTAGATGAAGGAGACGACCTGACTATAGATTGTTTGGTAGATTCCAATCCGCCATCTTTGATTACATGGATTCGTCCTGATGGAAGCTCAGTACAGAACAGTACATTGGTTATAAAtagaattcagagaacagaaaatgGGATTTACAATTGCAGCGCTGTGAATCGACTGTGTCCTGAACTTGGAATCAATGGAACCGGAAACAGTTTAATTCAAGTTATGGTGATGT ATCCACCGACTGCACtgaacaaaatcaagaacagtaaATCTGCAGCTGACAAAGGTGAAGTTGCCATTCTGATGTGTGAAATTGAAAGTTACCCTGAGTCGTCAATTCAGTGGATTCGCTCGAACGGTGACGTCATCGAATATGATCTTGATGTTTTCATAAAGGAGGTTCACCTCAGTGACTTTATTCGCGTCAGCCAATTACATATCAACAACACTGACCCTAGCAGAGACTATGGAGTCTATGTGTGTATATCAAGTAACGAAAAGGGAACCCTGGCATTCAACGTAACTCTACACGGAAAAT CCAAGCCAGATCCTGTGGTCAATGTCCACTTCAAAGTCAGTGAAAACGCCATCTTGGTTAGCTGGACGCCAGGTTTCAACGGAGGCCAAGAGCAGAGCTTCATAACAGAGTACTGGAAAACTCCAGGTGGAAACGAACGGTGGAAAATACATACCAACGCATCGATGTGTACAATAATCAATTTAGAGCCATATACGACTTACAGTATTCGGGTCATCAGTTTCAATCATCGTGGAAACAGTAGCAGTGAGGAGTATGATGTGATAACGATGG CTTCACGGACGTCAACCGTCATGACCAGTCCAAGTAGTGCTGCTAGCCCCGTCATCACACATATTATAGCAGTTGCAGTTATTCTGCCAGTGATACTAGTAATCGTGGTAACAGTGGCACTGTTTATCAGAAAAA CTTTAAAACGCAAAAGTCATTACGAAGAAATCAAGGCTGTCGTTGCAACAG AAAGACAAAATGTGCCCGTCGAAGAAGTACCCATGGTTGCAACTCACGAGTATGAAGATGTTGAATCAACACACACACTGACTTATCAG CCATCGAATATTGGCAATATCACAGAGTATGAATCTCCCGTGGTTTTTAAGTCTACATTACTCCCACTGCACGATAGAAGCAATGAGAGTGCCCAGCCAGAATTTGTACCCGAAGACCCGTACATGAAATGTGGTGAGCATGCGTTTGAAGTGAACAACAACCAGACGTGGCTGAAGAAGATTATACACTCTGGAACGTTCTATGATGTCCACAAGGCTGACGCCTGGTTCATCGCTGGACAGGATGGAGTGACATCAGTCGTCATCAAAAAAGCTAAAG ACATGGCGGATATGAACTCAGAAAGCAATCTGAAGTCAGAAATAGAGATGATGAAATCCATTCCTGAAAATCCAAACGTCGTCCAGCTTCTTGCAACATGTACAAAACCAG GCAACCCTACCTACCTGATAATGGAGTTTGCCAACTACGGTGATCTTAAGACATTCTTGGTCTTCAATCGTAAACGAATGACGTCAGTGAATGATCATCACAAACAGTTCCTTAGCTTTGTAATCGACGTTGCCAAGGGTATGAGACATCTTGCTGATCAAAAT GTTCTTCATAGATGTCTGTGTGCAAAACATGTCTTGGTCTTCAAGAAAGATGGCGCCGCTGATTGGATGTGTAAGATATCGAATTTCGGCTATGCAAGAAACATCAATGAACCAGGAAAATATGCAGAAATGGAG AGGAAATCAGACTACCGCTGGACTGCCTCAGAGGTGCTGATGAACGAGCAATTCAGTTTAGCAAGTGACGTATGGTCCTATGGCGTCTTGATGTGGGAAATCTTCACAGTCG GACAAGTTCCCTACGAAGAAATATCGGAAGCTGTGCTAATTGAAGAATATTTGAATGGCTACAGACTGGACTGTCCTAACAATTGTCCAAATAATAT CTTTACAATTATGTTGTCATGCTGGGACCCATTGCAAGAAAGTCGGCCATTGATCGATTCTTTAGTAAAAGACCTTGAAATCATAAAGTGA